Proteins encoded in a region of the Clostridium beijerinckii genome:
- the dusB gene encoding tRNA dihydrouridine synthase DusB, giving the protein MKIGNLTFENNIFLAPMAGVTDISFRGLCKEMGCGLVYTEMVSAKALYYGSENTQTLLRIADEEKPVAAQIFGREPDVMARICEEYLNNREDICIIDINMGCPAPKIVKNGEGSALMKEPELAYDIVRTIKKVSTKPVTVKFRKGFDEDNINAVEFAKGMEQAGADAIAVHGRTRKQMYQGKADWDIIKRVKDSVSIPVIGNGDVFSPEDAIRMKRTTNCDGIMIARGSQGNPWIFRQINNLLNGEVIQEVSDNERIEMCIRHYELAIKYDGEFKAIREMRKHASWYIKGLPRCTELKNKINTINDSEKVIEALRKYQDEL; this is encoded by the coding sequence ATGAAGATAGGGAATTTAACCTTTGAAAACAATATATTTCTAGCACCTATGGCAGGAGTAACTGACATATCATTTAGAGGATTATGTAAGGAAATGGGATGTGGTTTGGTTTATACCGAAATGGTTAGTGCTAAAGCATTATATTATGGAAGCGAGAATACACAAACCTTACTTAGAATAGCAGATGAAGAAAAACCAGTTGCAGCCCAGATATTTGGTAGAGAGCCAGATGTAATGGCTAGAATTTGTGAAGAATATTTAAATAACAGGGAAGATATTTGTATAATTGATATTAATATGGGATGTCCGGCTCCTAAAATAGTTAAAAATGGAGAAGGATCTGCATTAATGAAAGAACCGGAACTTGCATACGATATCGTTAGAACTATAAAAAAAGTTTCAACCAAACCTGTTACTGTCAAGTTTAGAAAAGGATTTGATGAAGATAATATTAATGCAGTGGAATTTGCCAAAGGGATGGAACAAGCTGGAGCAGATGCTATTGCTGTTCATGGACGAACACGAAAACAAATGTATCAAGGGAAAGCAGATTGGGACATAATAAAGAGAGTTAAGGATAGTGTTTCAATTCCTGTAATAGGAAATGGGGACGTATTTTCTCCAGAAGATGCTATTAGAATGAAAAGAACTACCAATTGCGATGGAATAATGATTGCAAGAGGAAGCCAGGGAAATCCATGGATATTTAGACAGATAAATAATTTGCTTAATGGAGAAGTAATTCAAGAAGTTTCAGATAATGAAAGAATTGAAATGTGCATTAGGCATTACGAATTAGCAATAAAATATGATGGAGAATTTAAAGCCATACGGGAAATGAGAAAACACGCATCATGGTATATTAAAGGACTTCCAAGATGCACAGAACTTAAAAATAAGATTAATACTATCAATGATAGTGAAAAAGTTATTGAAGCTTTAAGAAAGTATCAAGATGAATTATAG
- the greA gene encoding transcription elongation factor GreA, with the protein MSQSKQYVMTYEGVKKLESELEYLKTVKRKEITEKIKIALGYGDLSENSEYDEAKNDQAFTEGRIIQLENMLKNAVVVDESEIPSDIVSVGSKVKVKDYEFDEEVEYSIVGSAEADPMNFKISNESPVGNALVGKKVGDVVEVIVPDGVNKFEILGISRS; encoded by the coding sequence ATGAGCCAATCAAAACAATATGTTATGACTTATGAAGGTGTTAAAAAATTAGAAAGTGAATTAGAATACCTAAAAACAGTAAAAAGAAAAGAAATAACTGAAAAGATAAAAATTGCTTTAGGATACGGAGATTTAAGTGAAAATTCTGAGTATGATGAAGCTAAAAACGACCAAGCATTTACAGAAGGAAGAATAATTCAATTAGAAAATATGCTTAAAAATGCAGTGGTTGTAGATGAATCAGAGATTCCAAGTGATATTGTTTCAGTTGGATCAAAGGTAAAAGTTAAAGATTACGAATTTGATGAAGAAGTAGAGTATTCAATAGTAGGTTCGGCAGAAGCAGATCCTATGAATTTTAAAATATCAAACGAATCACCGGTTGGAAATGCACTAGTTGGTAAAAAAGTTGGTGATGTAGTAGAGGTAATAGTTCCAGATGGAGTTAATAAATTCGAAATACTAGGAATAAGTAGAAGTTAA
- the lysS gene encoding lysine--tRNA ligase, translating into MSTEEMSMQELESQYNEQEGLRRAKLAELQGAGKDPFDVYKVNRTHTSEEVKANYDALEGKEVTVAGRLMSKRGQGKVVFSDIHDKDGKIQLFLKIDKVGEENLKQYKTFDLGDWIAATGEVFTTKTGEVSVNVNAFELTCKSLKPLPEKWHGLKDPDLRYRQREVDIITNSEVKDTFIKRSKIISAMREFLDSKSFIEVETPILGAIAGGAAAKPFITHHNTLDMDMYLRIATELYLKRLIVAGFEKVYEIGRNFRNEGMSVRHNPEFTAIELYEAYSDYNDMMEITENMVAYICEKINGTTKVSYQGTEIDFKPPWRRITMVDAVKEYAGVDFNEIKSNEEAQAIAKEKHLEFSKPLDTVTKGDVLNALYEEFGEANMIQPTFVMDYPVEISPLTKKKRGNPEFTERFEGFVFGRELCNAYSELNDPIVQRERFEQQAKERELGDDEAYMLDEQFMSALETGMPPTGGMGMGIDRLIMFLTDSASIRDVILFPTMRPQK; encoded by the coding sequence ATGTCAACAGAAGAAATGAGCATGCAAGAGTTAGAGTCTCAGTATAATGAACAGGAAGGATTGAGAAGAGCTAAACTAGCAGAGCTACAAGGTGCTGGAAAGGATCCTTTTGATGTTTATAAAGTCAACAGAACTCATACATCAGAGGAAGTTAAGGCAAATTATGATGCACTAGAAGGTAAAGAAGTAACCGTTGCAGGAAGACTAATGTCTAAAAGAGGACAGGGAAAAGTTGTTTTCTCAGATATACATGATAAGGATGGTAAGATACAACTATTCTTAAAGATTGATAAGGTTGGGGAAGAAAATTTAAAGCAATATAAAACTTTTGATTTAGGTGATTGGATTGCAGCAACTGGAGAAGTATTCACAACTAAAACAGGTGAAGTATCAGTAAATGTAAATGCTTTTGAATTGACTTGTAAATCTTTAAAGCCACTTCCAGAAAAATGGCACGGGTTAAAAGATCCAGATTTAAGATACAGACAAAGAGAAGTTGATATAATTACAAATTCAGAGGTTAAGGATACTTTTATTAAGAGAAGCAAAATTATATCAGCAATGAGAGAGTTTTTAGATTCTAAGAGTTTTATAGAAGTAGAAACTCCAATTCTTGGAGCAATAGCTGGTGGAGCAGCAGCAAAACCTTTCATTACGCATCACAATACTTTAGATATGGATATGTATTTAAGAATAGCTACTGAGTTATATCTTAAGAGATTAATAGTTGCTGGTTTTGAAAAGGTATATGAAATAGGAAGAAATTTTAGAAATGAAGGTATGTCAGTAAGACATAATCCTGAATTTACAGCTATTGAATTATATGAAGCATATTCTGATTATAATGATATGATGGAAATTACAGAAAATATGGTTGCATACATTTGCGAAAAGATAAATGGAACTACTAAAGTTTCTTATCAAGGAACAGAAATAGATTTTAAGCCGCCATGGAGAAGAATAACTATGGTTGACGCTGTAAAAGAATATGCAGGTGTAGATTTTAATGAAATTAAATCTAATGAAGAAGCTCAAGCTATAGCTAAAGAAAAACATTTAGAATTTTCTAAGCCATTGGATACTGTTACAAAAGGTGATGTTCTAAATGCTCTATATGAAGAATTCGGTGAAGCGAACATGATTCAACCTACATTTGTTATGGATTATCCAGTTGAAATTTCACCTCTTACAAAGAAAAAGAGAGGAAATCCTGAATTTACTGAAAGATTTGAAGGATTTGTATTTGGTAGAGAACTTTGCAATGCATACTCTGAGTTAAATGATCCTATAGTTCAAAGAGAAAGATTTGAACAACAAGCTAAAGAGAGAGAACTTGGAGATGACGAGGCATATATGCTAGATGAACAATTCATGAGTGCTCTTGAAACAGGTATGCCACCAACAGGTGGAATGGGAATGGGAATAGATAGACTTATAATGTTCTTAACTGATTCAGCTTCAATCAGAGATGTTATATTATTCCCAACAATGAGACCGCAGAAATAA
- a CDS encoding glycine--tRNA ligase, translated as MAVEKTMDKIVALCKNRGFVFPGSDIYGGLANSWDYGPLGVEFKNNVKKAWWKKFVQESPYNVGLDSAILMNREVWVASGHVGGFSDPLMDCKECKARFRADKLVEDHMTENGAEVATADGWTNEQLKEYIEKNNIVCPKCGKMNYTDIRKFNLMFKTFQGVTEDAKSEMYLRPETAQGIFVNFKAVQRTSRKKVPFGIAQIGKSFRNEITPGNFTFRTREFEQMELEFFCKPGTDLEWHKYWKDYCWNFLLNLNVKSENLRMRDHGEEELSFYSNATSDIEYLFPFGWGELWGIADRTDYDLSKHQEHSGQDLSYLDQTTNEKYVPYVIEPSLGADRVALAFLIEAYDEEELEGGDVRTVMHLHPALAPFKAAILPLSKKLSEKSLDIYAELSKKFNLDFDETGSIGKRYRRQDEIGTPYCITIDFDTLEDESVTIRNRDTMEQERIKISEIENYIQASLEF; from the coding sequence ATGGCAGTAGAAAAAACAATGGATAAGATTGTGGCTCTTTGTAAAAATAGAGGATTTGTATTTCCAGGCTCAGATATATATGGTGGTCTAGCTAATTCGTGGGATTACGGTCCTTTAGGAGTAGAATTCAAAAATAATGTAAAAAAAGCATGGTGGAAAAAGTTTGTTCAAGAAAGTCCTTATAATGTTGGATTGGATTCCGCTATTTTAATGAATAGAGAAGTTTGGGTTGCATCAGGGCATGTTGGAGGTTTCTCAGACCCATTAATGGATTGTAAGGAATGCAAGGCAAGATTTAGAGCTGATAAATTAGTTGAAGATCATATGACAGAAAATGGAGCAGAAGTAGCTACAGCTGATGGATGGACTAATGAACAATTGAAAGAATATATTGAAAAAAATAACATAGTTTGTCCTAAATGTGGAAAAATGAACTACACAGATATAAGAAAGTTTAATCTTATGTTTAAAACATTTCAAGGTGTTACTGAAGATGCTAAATCAGAAATGTATCTAAGACCAGAAACAGCACAAGGTATTTTTGTTAATTTTAAAGCAGTGCAAAGAACATCAAGAAAAAAAGTACCATTTGGTATAGCTCAAATAGGTAAATCTTTTAGAAATGAAATTACACCTGGTAATTTTACTTTCAGAACAAGAGAATTTGAACAAATGGAATTAGAATTTTTCTGTAAGCCTGGAACTGATTTAGAGTGGCACAAATATTGGAAGGACTATTGCTGGAATTTCTTGCTAAACTTGAATGTTAAGTCAGAAAATTTAAGAATGAGAGATCATGGAGAAGAAGAGTTATCTTTCTACTCGAATGCAACTTCTGATATAGAATATTTATTCCCATTTGGTTGGGGAGAACTTTGGGGAATAGCAGATAGAACTGATTATGATTTATCTAAGCATCAAGAACATTCTGGACAGGATTTAAGCTATTTAGATCAAACAACTAATGAGAAATATGTTCCATATGTTATAGAGCCGTCGTTAGGTGCAGATAGAGTTGCTTTAGCATTTTTAATTGAAGCATATGATGAAGAAGAGTTAGAAGGTGGAGATGTTAGAACTGTAATGCATTTACACCCAGCATTAGCTCCTTTTAAAGCAGCAATATTGCCTCTTTCTAAAAAGCTATCAGAAAAATCTTTAGATATTTATGCGGAGTTAAGTAAGAAATTCAATCTTGATTTCGATGAAACAGGAAGTATAGGTAAGAGATACAGAAGGCAAGATGAAATTGGAACTCCTTATTGTATAACAATAGATTTCGATACATTAGAAGATGAGTCAGTAACAATTAGAAATAGAGATACTATGGAACAAGAAAGAATTAAAATAAGTGAAATAGAAAATTATATCCAAGCAAGTTTGGAATTTTAG
- the murD gene encoding UDP-N-acetylmuramoyl-L-alanine--D-glutamate ligase: protein MKKDFNEFKEFIVGKKVGVVGIGVSNIPLINFLIDLGAVVTAFDKKNLEELGDVADGFNKKGVKLELGEKYLDNLKGFDVIFKTPSMRIDSEALVRARKEGAYVTSEMEEFVRYTRGKVYGITGSDGKTTTTTIISKLLEGQGYKTWVGGNIGTPLFSEIENIHDEDKVVLELSSFQLMTMTQEIDVAVCTNLSPNHLDMHKSMQEYIDAKKNIFIYQNSNGLLVVNRENEITHGFIKEAKGNVKEFSSKRELIDGAYYKNGILYLEDKEVCKKDDIVIKGMHNVENYLAAFLATKDDVSVEVMKKVAETFAGVEHRCELVREIDGVKYYNDSIASSPTRTLAGLRAFDEKVIVIAGGYDKNIPFEPLAYEGYPYIKELILMGATKHKIKDVFDNLDKEKGIKININMVESLEEAVRLAKSIANPGDIVTLSPACASFDMYPNFMIRGNKFKEIVKYL from the coding sequence ATGAAGAAAGATTTTAATGAGTTTAAAGAATTTATAGTGGGTAAGAAAGTTGGAGTTGTTGGAATTGGAGTGAGCAATATTCCGCTAATCAATTTTTTAATAGATTTAGGTGCTGTTGTAACGGCTTTTGATAAAAAGAATTTAGAAGAACTTGGAGACGTTGCAGATGGATTTAATAAAAAGGGAGTTAAGCTGGAGCTTGGAGAAAAATATCTAGATAACTTAAAAGGGTTTGATGTGATATTTAAAACACCATCAATGAGGATTGATAGTGAAGCATTAGTAAGGGCTAGAAAAGAAGGGGCATATGTTACTTCTGAGATGGAAGAGTTTGTTAGGTATACAAGAGGAAAAGTCTATGGAATAACCGGTAGCGATGGAAAGACAACAACAACAACAATTATTTCTAAGTTACTAGAAGGTCAAGGGTATAAAACATGGGTCGGAGGAAATATAGGAACTCCATTATTTTCAGAAATAGAAAACATACATGATGAAGATAAAGTTGTATTAGAGTTATCTAGCTTTCAACTTATGACAATGACTCAAGAAATAGATGTTGCAGTATGTACGAATTTATCCCCAAATCACTTAGATATGCATAAAAGTATGCAAGAGTATATAGATGCGAAAAAGAATATCTTTATATATCAAAATTCAAATGGACTTTTAGTAGTGAATAGAGAAAACGAAATTACCCATGGATTTATAAAAGAAGCGAAAGGAAATGTGAAAGAGTTCAGTTCAAAAAGAGAACTGATAGATGGGGCATACTATAAAAATGGAATACTCTATCTTGAAGACAAGGAAGTTTGCAAAAAAGATGATATTGTAATTAAGGGGATGCATAATGTTGAAAATTATCTTGCAGCATTTTTAGCAACAAAAGACGATGTCTCTGTGGAGGTGATGAAAAAAGTTGCTGAAACATTTGCTGGCGTTGAACATAGGTGTGAACTTGTAAGAGAGATAGACGGAGTTAAATATTATAATGATTCTATTGCTTCAAGTCCTACAAGAACTTTAGCTGGGCTTAGAGCATTTGATGAAAAAGTAATAGTTATTGCAGGAGGGTATGATAAGAATATACCTTTTGAACCTTTAGCATATGAGGGGTACCCATATATAAAAGAATTGATTCTTATGGGAGCGACAAAGCACAAGATCAAAGATGTTTTTGATAATTTAGATAAGGAAAAAGGAATTAAAATTAATATAAATATGGTTGAGTCTTTAGAAGAGGCAGTAAGACTTGCTAAAAGCATAGCCAATCCAGGCGATATTGTTACTCTATCACCTGCTTGTGCATCATTTGATATGTATCCTAATTTTATGATAAGAGGTAATAAGTTTAAAGAGATAGTGAAGTATTTATAA
- a CDS encoding DUF5050 domain-containing protein, which translates to MNKGFFYFILPFTMFSFIGCSSNIASPSNSQTSTPSKTSIQVQNTQPTDAADPNSFILTGSSSYFCPFLFNGNNLIFPNPDENNRISIIPSPLPKDILESKSVTDFANYSADNMVLINQMIYFSNGSDNNTLSSFNISDKTYTKLNDDSVNNLIAANSELFYINKNNENKIYKYNTSTAEHSLVCSDSVGSFIINGDFIVYQNLSDNSKLYSIKTDGTNRQKLTDYTANSFIVFDGQLLFFNSSDNNNLYSLDPSTLSCKRISIMNGFQLKIIDKSIYFINGSDSNNLYSLSVDLKNSTATSKSEISEGINEYYLTTSGIFYSPSINVNNIYFKDFSSKS; encoded by the coding sequence ATGAATAAAGGATTTTTTTATTTCATTTTGCCATTTACCATGTTTTCTTTTATTGGATGCTCAAGCAACATTGCTTCGCCATCGAACTCACAGACATCTACCCCTTCAAAAACATCAATACAAGTACAAAATACCCAGCCAACAGATGCAGCTGATCCTAATTCATTTATCTTAACTGGTAGCTCGTCATACTTTTGCCCATTCCTTTTTAATGGTAACAACTTAATATTTCCAAATCCAGATGAGAATAATAGAATTTCGATTATCCCTTCTCCTTTGCCTAAAGATATTCTGGAAAGTAAAAGCGTTACTGATTTTGCAAATTATTCTGCTGATAATATGGTCTTAATTAATCAAATGATTTATTTTTCAAATGGTTCAGATAATAATACTTTATCTTCATTTAACATTTCTGATAAAACTTATACAAAGTTAAATGACGATTCAGTAAATAATTTAATAGCTGCTAATTCAGAATTATTCTACATAAATAAAAATAACGAAAATAAGATTTACAAATATAATACATCAACAGCAGAGCACTCATTGGTATGCTCTGATAGTGTAGGCTCTTTTATAATTAATGGAGATTTTATTGTCTACCAAAACTTAAGTGATAACTCAAAATTATATTCAATAAAAACGGATGGTACTAATAGACAAAAACTTACCGATTACACAGCTAATAGTTTTATAGTTTTTGATGGGCAGTTACTTTTTTTCAATTCTTCTGATAACAATAATCTATACTCACTAGACCCATCTACATTAAGCTGCAAGAGAATTTCTATAATGAATGGATTTCAGTTGAAGATTATAGATAAATCTATATATTTTATTAACGGCAGTGACTCAAATAACTTATATTCATTATCAGTAGACTTAAAAAATTCAACCGCCACCTCTAAATCAGAGATATCAGAGGGTATAAATGAATATTATTTGACTACCTCAGGTATATTCTATAGCCCAAGTATAAATGTGAATAATATATACTTCAAAGATTTTTCTTCTAAAAGTTAA